In the Malaya genurostris strain Urasoe2022 chromosome 1, Malgen_1.1, whole genome shotgun sequence genome, one interval contains:
- the LOC131425703 gene encoding thioredoxin reductase 1, mitochondrial isoform X3, producing the protein MAPINEENFDYDLVVIGGGSGGLACAKEAVQFGAKVAVLDFVKPSPRGTKWGLGGTCVNVGCIPKKLMHQASLLGEAIHDSQAYGWKFAQPESVKHDWATLTESVQNHIKSVNWVTRVDLRDKKVEYINGFGYFKDAHNIVAVLKNQTERTLSAKYVVIATGGRPRYPNIEGAVEHGITSDDIFSLPNEPGKTLIVGAGYIGLECAGFLHGFGYDATVMVRSILLRGFDQQMATMVGDAMVEKGIKFLHKTQPQSVEKQADGRLLVKYVSDDGQEGSDVYDTVLFAIGRTACTLDLKLDQAGVVTAEGGKSDKLDVDTLEQTNVKNIFAVGDVLYKRPELTPVAIHAGRLLARRLFNNQTDVMDYADVATTVFSPLEYGCVGMSEEAAEEKFGKDKVEVYHAYYKPTEFFVPQRSVRYCYLKAIALLEGDQKVLGLHFLGPVAGEVIQGFAAAVKSGLTMKILKNTVGIHPTVAEEFTRLLITKSSGLDPTPATCCS; encoded by the exons TTTGTGAAACCATCGCCACGCGGTACGAAGTGGGGTCTTGGCGGAACGTGCGTGAATGTCGGTTGCATTCCGAAGAAGCTGATGCATCAAGCGTCTCTCCTTGGCGAGGCTATACAT GATTCTCAAGCGTACGGATGGAAGTTTGCACAGCCGGAATCGGTCAAACATGATTGGGCTACGTTGACGGAGTCGGTGCAGAATCACATAAAGTCAGTGAACTGGGTTACGCGAGTGGATTTGCGTGATAAAAAAGTCGAGTACATCAATGGTTTCGGTTACTTCAAGGATGCACACAACATTGTGGCTGTGTTGAAGAATCAAACTGAACGAACACTGAGCGCAAAATACGTAGTCATTGCCACTGGAGGACGTCCACGATATCCCAACATCGAAGGTGCAGTGGAACACGGAATCACCAGTGACGATATTTTCAGTTTGCCAAATGAACCGGGAAAGACGCTGATTGTCGGTGCCGGATACATTGGATTAGAGTGCGCAGGTTTTCTGCATGGATTCGGTTATGATGCCACCGTGATGGTGCGCTCGATTTTGCTGCGTGGTTTCGATCAACAGATGGCTACCATGGTCGGTGATGCCATGGTAGAGAAAGGGATCAAGTTTTTGCATAAAACCCAACCGCAGTCCGTAGAGAAACAAGCAGACGGCCGTTTGTTGGTGAAGTACGTTTCCGACGATGGCCAGGAGGGTTCCGATGTCTACGATACCGTTTTGTTTGCGATTGGCCGAACCGCTTGCACTCTGGATCTGAAACTGGATCAAGCTGGGGTGGTAACCGCCGAAGGAGGGAAGTCCGATAAGTTGGATGTAGACACTTTAGAGCAAACCAATGTGAAAAACATCTTCGCCGTTGGTGATGTTCTTTACAAAAGGCCAGAATTGACACCGGTGGCCATCCATGCCGGACGACTGCTCGCACGTCGGTTGTTCAATAACCAAACCGACGTTATGGATTACGCCGACGTAGCCACAACGGTATTTTCCCCTCTGGAATACGGCTGCGTTGGAATGAGTGAGGAAGCAGCCGAAGAAAAGTTCGGCAAGGATAAAGTGGAAGTTTATCACGCGTACTACAAACCGACCGAATTTTTCGTTCCACAACGTAGTGTCCGGTACTGTTACTTGAAGGCTATAGCGCTTCTCGAAGGGGACCAAAAGGTACTAGGTTTACATTTTCTTGGACCGGTTGCCGGCGAAGTGATTCAAGGTTTCGCTGCGGCCGTTAAGTCTGGACTCACGATGAAAATCCTCAAGAACACTGTCGGCATTCATCCAACGGTGGCGGAAGAATTCACCCGATTGTTGATTACCAAGAGCTCCGGACTGGATCCTACACCGGCTACGTGCTGTAGCTAA
- the LOC131425703 gene encoding thioredoxin reductase 1, mitochondrial isoform X4 produces MHQASLLGEAIHDSQAYGWKFAQPESVKHDWATLTESVQNHIKSVNWVTRVDLRDKKVEYINGFGYFKDAHNIVAVLKNQTERTLSAKYVVIATGGRPRYPNIEGAVEHGITSDDIFSLPNEPGKTLIVGAGYIGLECAGFLHGFGYDATVMVRSILLRGFDQQMATMVGDAMVEKGIKFLHKTQPQSVEKQADGRLLVKYVSDDGQEGSDVYDTVLFAIGRTACTLDLKLDQAGVVTAEGGKSDKLDVDTLEQTNVKNIFAVGDVLYKRPELTPVAIHAGRLLARRLFNNQTDVMDYADVATTVFSPLEYGCVGMSEEAAEEKFGKDKVEVYHAYYKPTEFFVPQRSVRYCYLKAIALLEGDQKVLGLHFLGPVAGEVIQGFAAAVKSGLTMKILKNTVGIHPTVAEEFTRLLITKSSGLDPTPATCCS; encoded by the exons ATGCATCAAGCGTCTCTCCTTGGCGAGGCTATACAT GATTCTCAAGCGTACGGATGGAAGTTTGCACAGCCGGAATCGGTCAAACATGATTGGGCTACGTTGACGGAGTCGGTGCAGAATCACATAAAGTCAGTGAACTGGGTTACGCGAGTGGATTTGCGTGATAAAAAAGTCGAGTACATCAATGGTTTCGGTTACTTCAAGGATGCACACAACATTGTGGCTGTGTTGAAGAATCAAACTGAACGAACACTGAGCGCAAAATACGTAGTCATTGCCACTGGAGGACGTCCACGATATCCCAACATCGAAGGTGCAGTGGAACACGGAATCACCAGTGACGATATTTTCAGTTTGCCAAATGAACCGGGAAAGACGCTGATTGTCGGTGCCGGATACATTGGATTAGAGTGCGCAGGTTTTCTGCATGGATTCGGTTATGATGCCACCGTGATGGTGCGCTCGATTTTGCTGCGTGGTTTCGATCAACAGATGGCTACCATGGTCGGTGATGCCATGGTAGAGAAAGGGATCAAGTTTTTGCATAAAACCCAACCGCAGTCCGTAGAGAAACAAGCAGACGGCCGTTTGTTGGTGAAGTACGTTTCCGACGATGGCCAGGAGGGTTCCGATGTCTACGATACCGTTTTGTTTGCGATTGGCCGAACCGCTTGCACTCTGGATCTGAAACTGGATCAAGCTGGGGTGGTAACCGCCGAAGGAGGGAAGTCCGATAAGTTGGATGTAGACACTTTAGAGCAAACCAATGTGAAAAACATCTTCGCCGTTGGTGATGTTCTTTACAAAAGGCCAGAATTGACACCGGTGGCCATCCATGCCGGACGACTGCTCGCACGTCGGTTGTTCAATAACCAAACCGACGTTATGGATTACGCCGACGTAGCCACAACGGTATTTTCCCCTCTGGAATACGGCTGCGTTGGAATGAGTGAGGAAGCAGCCGAAGAAAAGTTCGGCAAGGATAAAGTGGAAGTTTATCACGCGTACTACAAACCGACCGAATTTTTCGTTCCACAACGTAGTGTCCGGTACTGTTACTTGAAGGCTATAGCGCTTCTCGAAGGGGACCAAAAGGTACTAGGTTTACATTTTCTTGGACCGGTTGCCGGCGAAGTGATTCAAGGTTTCGCTGCGGCCGTTAAGTCTGGACTCACGATGAAAATCCTCAAGAACACTGTCGGCATTCATCCAACGGTGGCGGAAGAATTCACCCGATTGTTGATTACCAAGAGCTCCGGACTGGATCCTACACCGGCTACGTGCTGTAGCTAA